One bacterium genomic window carries:
- a CDS encoding DUF374 domain-containing protein, translating into MGLQGLKLLLAPPAWRGLAASLRLAGPPVPAGGGPRIFACLHRDILGAILHVAPARPTLLVSSSPDGDILIRTLGTACYGYVRGATGDNGARAFVALRRELEAGRSIGVAVDGPKGPFGVIHDGGLQLARLTGAPLAPLRMAAARARVLATWDRTVVPLPFSRVRIDAGPELRVADDGASVAAARAELAAFFGVEEENRADP; encoded by the coding sequence GTGGGACTCCAGGGGCTCAAGCTGCTGCTCGCCCCGCCGGCGTGGCGCGGCCTGGCGGCCTCCCTGCGCCTCGCGGGCCCGCCGGTTCCCGCCGGGGGCGGTCCGCGCATCTTCGCCTGCCTGCACCGCGATATCCTGGGCGCCATCCTGCATGTGGCCCCGGCGCGGCCCACCCTGCTGGTCAGCAGCAGTCCCGATGGCGACATCCTCATCCGCACCCTGGGCACGGCGTGCTACGGTTACGTCCGCGGGGCCACCGGCGACAACGGGGCGCGGGCCTTCGTGGCACTGCGACGGGAGTTGGAAGCCGGGCGCAGCATCGGTGTGGCCGTCGACGGGCCCAAGGGTCCGTTCGGGGTGATCCACGACGGGGGCTTGCAGCTGGCCCGTCTGACCGGGGCGCCGCTGGCCCCGCTGCGCATGGCGGCCGCGCGGGCGCGCGTTCTGGCGACGTGGGACCGCACCGTGGTGCCCCTGCCCTTCAGTCGGGTCCGGATCGACGCGGGCCCCGAACTTCGCGTGGCCGACGACGGGGCGTCCGTGGCCGCGGCACGCGCGGAGTTGGCGGCCTTTTTCGGCGTCGAGGAGGAGAACCGTGCGGATCCTTGA